A genomic region of Colletes latitarsis isolate SP2378_abdomen chromosome 7, iyColLati1, whole genome shotgun sequence contains the following coding sequences:
- the LOC143343451 gene encoding uncharacterized protein LOC143343451 codes for MSVSNEGAGSSVASASTTALERVNFRVPDFTADDPELWFCVLERNFAAGGVTSDGVKTSYVTGALGPRYIAEVRDVLLNPPLTGLYDTLKRELIRRLSVSQEQKTRRLLKHEEIGDRKPSQFLRHLRDLAGTSVSEALLRTLWMGRLPGNVRAILATQKDAALDKVAELADAILDTMPGRPLVAEAALAGVPSQLAPVDSVTERMMQLLITLQSQTEVMQGQIAELRASRRDPRPFRRYDRRRSASRRRFNSRERSPSASGMCWYHARFGARAHRCVAPCSFTPTAGND; via the coding sequence ATGTCGGTGAGCAATGAAGGTGCCGGTTCGTCGGTGGCGAGTGCGTCCACGACCGCGCTCGAACGGGTTAACTTCCGTGTGCCGGATTTTACCGCGGACGATCCGGAGCTGTGGTTCTGCGTTTTGGAGCGCAATTTCGCGGCAGGCGGAGTCACGTCCGACGGCGTCAAGACGAGTTACGTGACGGGCGCGCTCGGGCCGCGATATATCGCCGAAGTGCGCGATGTACTTTTAAATCCGCCGCTCACCGGTCTATACGACACCCTGAAGAGGGAGTTAATCCGCCGGTTAAGTGTGTCCCAGGAACAGAAGACGAGAAGACTTCTGAAGCACGAGGAAATTGGAGATCGCAAGCCGTCGCAGTTCCTGCGACATTTGCGTGACTTAGCGGGTACGTCGGTTTCCGAAGCCCTCCTACGAACCCTTTGGATGGGTCGGTTACCGGGAAATGTGCGGGCTATATTGGCGACGCAGAAAGACGCGGCGTTGGACAAGGTCGCGGAGTTGGCGGACGCGATTTTGGATACCATGCCGGGGCGTCCTTTAGTGGCCGAGGCTGCCCTCGCGGGGGTACCATCACAGCTGGCTCCGGTGGATTCTGTGACTGAGCGGATGATGCAGTTGCTTATCACTCTACAAAGCCAAACGGAGGTTATGCAGGGCCAAATTGCGGAATTGCGCGCCTCGCGAAGAGACCCTCGACCGTTCCGCCGTTACGATCGGAGACGCAGTGCATCGAGGCGCCGTTTCAATTCGCGAGAGAGATCGCCGTCGGCCAGCGGGATGTGCTGGTATCATGCAAGATTCGGAGCTAGGGCGCATCGGTGTGTCGCGCCCTGTTCTTTTACACCGACGGCGGGAAACGACTAG
- the Rtel1 gene encoding regulator of telomere elongation helicase 1 isoform X1: MTWCNMWLVRHSLISTEKIHSNTMPEVTINNIIINFPFKPYLVQEEYMAKVIECLQNSKNGVLESPTGTGKTLSLLCSSLSWLLTKKAQLQAQSLVGGIETPNFGGHFFKQLNNGLKEAAGKSDPSISFNWAAPKIIYASRTHSQLSQAMQELKKSSYKHVSVAVLGSRDQLCIHPEVSKETNTSNKVHMCHSKVKSRTCFYYNNVETRKEDPFFKQQLLDIEDLVKAGHKFKCCPYFLSRELKQNADITFMPYNYLLDVKSRRSQNIDLQNSIILLDEAHNIEKICEEAASLQICSTDIAMCIDEITAVMEDMANNVEQNDLFMENSGNVQKDFTADDLCILKAMFLELEKTIDSIKINKRDVGDTLPGGYIFELLEKAQLTHGKEQLVIEKLDKIVFYLTTTSASPFTRKGNALQKFSDLLRIVFSSGNSLHYREKVKQCYKVYIQLEEQKKNYKHDIWETKKTIFKNEGKVISYWCFSPGFSMQQLMEQGVRSMILTSGTLSPLKPFISELGIPIEVQLENSHIVKGDQICVGILSQGPDGFALNSSYNTRNDPKYIGSLGRTIFNFSCLIPHGLLIFFPSYPIMKKCKEEWQNTGLWTKIADHKPIYVESQHKDGFINVLNEYCEKIKDPSCKGAIFMAVCRGKVSEGLDFANANGRAVLITGLPFPPLKDPRVILKQRYLEEIRINNKEALSGQEWYQLEASRAVNQAIGRIIRHKNDYGAIILCDCRFENPGFKKYLSAWLRPHIKNFTNFGVITKDLRDFFKYAEHTLPQPNMQFRNNSISLPAMAASFDTTLSRTAQNPMKHKSKVTSLVENTFNIDLYTNENKEADETIDVKKKNFSELLATESKPIINFSDCKLKTNYVTCELTKNTTEPVTKKRKIKMLPIEFNECLSGPSTSSTCTNSITNLKYSQQISEESNDTDKKSLGKTYLKEVKRSLSEADYKTFAKMIQNYTKTGNLEELLKILENIFPQKKLFHLFIGFKHFLKKQHIAAFDTHITCLKNVQLEN; this comes from the exons ATGACCTGGTGTAACATGTGGCTCGTGCG ACATTCTCTTATAAGTACGGAAAAAATTCATAGCAATACAATGCCTGAAGTCacaattaataatatcattatTAATTTTCCTTTCAAACCATATCTTGTTCAAGAGGAATATATGGCGAAAGTAATAGAGTGCTTACAGAATAGTAAGAATGGTGTTCTAGAATCTCCAACAG GTACAGGAAAGACTCTGAGCCTTTTGTGTTCTTCTTTAAGTTGGTTATTAACAAAAAAAGCTCAATTACAAGCACAATCATTGGTCGGTGGAATAGAAACACCAAATTTTGGAGGACATTTCtttaaacaattaaataatGGACTTAAAGAAGCTGCAGGCAAGTCAGATCCTTCTATTAGTTTTAACTGGGCAGCGCCGAAAATTATCTATGCATCCAGAACGCATTCTCAGCTCTCACAGGCGATGCAAGAGTTAAAAAAAAGTTCTTACAAACATGTAAGTGTAGCTGTACTAGGGTCGAGAGATCAACTTTGCATTCATCCAGAAGTTTCCAAAGAGACCAACACTTCGAATAAAGTACATATGTGTCATTCTAAAGTAAAGTCTAGAACATGTTTTTATTATAACAACGTTGAAACAAG AAAAGAAGATCCTTTCTTCAAACAACAATTATTAGATATAGAAGATTTAGTAAAAGCTGGTCATAAATTCAAATGCTGTCCATACTTCTTATCCAGAGAACTTAAACAAAATGCAGATATAACATTCATGCCATACAATTACTTGCTAGATGTAAAATCACGAAGATCCCAAAATATAGATCTGCAAAACAGTATTATTCTTTTAGACGAAGCACACAATATTGAAAAGATATGTGAAGAAGCAGCATCGTTGCAA ATATGTAGTACAGATATTGCAATGTGCATTGATGAAATAACAGCAGTAATGGAAGATATGGCTAACAATGTTGAACAAAATGATCTTTTTATGGAAAATTCAGGAAATGTGCAAAAAGATTTTACTGCAGATGATTTATGCATTTTGAAAGCTATGTTTTTGGAATTGGAGAAAACCATCGATTCTATAAAAATCAATAAACGCGATGTGGGAGATACGCTTCCTGGTGGATATATTTTTGAATTACTAGAAAAAGCACAA ttaacCCACGGCAAGGAGCAACTGGTAATAGAGAAATtagataaaattgtattttacttAACAACTACAAGTGCCTCTCCATTTACAAGGAAAGGCAATGCGCTTCAAAAATTTAGTGATTTGCTAAGAATTGTGTTTAGTAGTGGTAATAGCTTACACTACAGGGAAAAAGTAAAACAATGTTATAAAGTATATATTCAATTagaggaacaaaaaaaaaattataaacacgATATATGGGAAACAAAGAAAaccatttttaaaaatgaaggcAAAGTTATCAGTTATTGGTGTTTTAGTCCTGGTTTTAG taTGCAGCAGTTAATGGAACAAGGTGTACGCTCAATGATATTAACAAGCGGTACATTGTCTCCATTAAAACCTTTTATATCCGAACTTGGAATACCAATTGAAGTCCAATTGGAAAATTCGCATATTGTAAAAGGAGATCAAATTTGTGTGGGTATTCTTAGCCAAGGTCCTGATGGTTTTGCTTTAAATTCTTCTTACAACACAAg GAATGATCCAAAATATATAGGATCTCTTGGACGAactatatttaattttagttgtctcatacctcatggtctattaattttttttccttCATatccaataatgaaaaagtgtaAAGAAGAATGGCAAAACACAGGTTTGTGGACAAAAATTGCAGACCAtaaa CCTATATACGTCGAATCTCAACATAAAGATGGTTTCATAAATGTTTTAAATGaatattgtgaaaaaatcaaagATCCTTCTTGTAAAGGGGCTATCTTCATGGCAGTTTGTAGAGGCAAAGTGAGCGAAGGGCTCGATTTTGCTAATGCAAATGGTAGAGCTGTGTTAATTACAGGTCTTCCATTTCCACCTTTGAAAGATCCAAGAGTTATATTAAAACAACGATACTTGGAAGAAATAAGAATTAACAACAAAGAA GCTTTGTCTGGGCAAGAGTGGTATCAACTCGAAGCATCACGAGCTGTTAATCAAGCTATTGGTCGAATAATACGTCATAAAAATGATTATGGAGCTATTATTCTTTGTGATTGTAGATTTGAGAATCCAGGTTTCAAGAAGTATTTATCTGCTTGGTTAAGGCCTCATATAAAAAATTTTACTAATTTTGGAGTAATTACAAAAGATTTGAGAGATTTCTTTAAATATGCAGAACACACT ttacccCAACCAAATATGCAATTTAGAAATAATAGTATTTCGTTACCTGCAATGGCAGCATCTTTTGATACAACTTTGTCGCGAACTGCACAAAATCCTATGAAACACAAGTCTAAAGTAACATCTTTAGTAGAGAACACTTTTAATATAGATTTATATACTAATGAAAATAAAGAAGCTGATGAAACAATTgatgtaaagaaaaaaaatttctctgAGCTTTTAGCAACAGAGTCAAAGCCTATAATTAATTTTAGCGATtgcaaattaaaaacaaattatgtTACCTGTGAATTAACAAAGAATACCACAGAACCagttacaaaaaaaagaaaaataaaaatgttacctATTGAATTCAATGAGTGTTTGTCTGGTCCTTCTACATCGTCTACGTGCACAAACAGTAtaactaatttaaaatattcacaaCAAATTTCTGAAGAATCGAATGATACCGATAAAAAATCTTTAGGCAAAACATATTTAAAAGAG GTAAAACGTTCTTTATCAGAAGCTGATTACAAAACATTTGCAAAAATGATACAAAATTATACGAAGACAGGTAACCTTGAAGAGTTGCTGAAAATACTTGAAAACATATTTCCACAGAAAAAACTATTTCATTTGTTTATAG ggtttaaacattttttaaaaaaacaacATATTGCTGCATTTGATACTCATATTACTTGTTTAAAAAATGTGCAGTtagaaaattaa
- the Rtel1 gene encoding regulator of telomere elongation helicase 1 isoform X2 codes for MPEVTINNIIINFPFKPYLVQEEYMAKVIECLQNSKNGVLESPTGTGKTLSLLCSSLSWLLTKKAQLQAQSLVGGIETPNFGGHFFKQLNNGLKEAAGKSDPSISFNWAAPKIIYASRTHSQLSQAMQELKKSSYKHVSVAVLGSRDQLCIHPEVSKETNTSNKVHMCHSKVKSRTCFYYNNVETRKEDPFFKQQLLDIEDLVKAGHKFKCCPYFLSRELKQNADITFMPYNYLLDVKSRRSQNIDLQNSIILLDEAHNIEKICEEAASLQICSTDIAMCIDEITAVMEDMANNVEQNDLFMENSGNVQKDFTADDLCILKAMFLELEKTIDSIKINKRDVGDTLPGGYIFELLEKAQLTHGKEQLVIEKLDKIVFYLTTTSASPFTRKGNALQKFSDLLRIVFSSGNSLHYREKVKQCYKVYIQLEEQKKNYKHDIWETKKTIFKNEGKVISYWCFSPGFSMQQLMEQGVRSMILTSGTLSPLKPFISELGIPIEVQLENSHIVKGDQICVGILSQGPDGFALNSSYNTRNDPKYIGSLGRTIFNFSCLIPHGLLIFFPSYPIMKKCKEEWQNTGLWTKIADHKPIYVESQHKDGFINVLNEYCEKIKDPSCKGAIFMAVCRGKVSEGLDFANANGRAVLITGLPFPPLKDPRVILKQRYLEEIRINNKEALSGQEWYQLEASRAVNQAIGRIIRHKNDYGAIILCDCRFENPGFKKYLSAWLRPHIKNFTNFGVITKDLRDFFKYAEHTLPQPNMQFRNNSISLPAMAASFDTTLSRTAQNPMKHKSKVTSLVENTFNIDLYTNENKEADETIDVKKKNFSELLATESKPIINFSDCKLKTNYVTCELTKNTTEPVTKKRKIKMLPIEFNECLSGPSTSSTCTNSITNLKYSQQISEESNDTDKKSLGKTYLKEVKRSLSEADYKTFAKMIQNYTKTGNLEELLKILENIFPQKKLFHLFIGFKHFLKKQHIAAFDTHITCLKNVQLEN; via the exons ATGCCTGAAGTCacaattaataatatcattatTAATTTTCCTTTCAAACCATATCTTGTTCAAGAGGAATATATGGCGAAAGTAATAGAGTGCTTACAGAATAGTAAGAATGGTGTTCTAGAATCTCCAACAG GTACAGGAAAGACTCTGAGCCTTTTGTGTTCTTCTTTAAGTTGGTTATTAACAAAAAAAGCTCAATTACAAGCACAATCATTGGTCGGTGGAATAGAAACACCAAATTTTGGAGGACATTTCtttaaacaattaaataatGGACTTAAAGAAGCTGCAGGCAAGTCAGATCCTTCTATTAGTTTTAACTGGGCAGCGCCGAAAATTATCTATGCATCCAGAACGCATTCTCAGCTCTCACAGGCGATGCAAGAGTTAAAAAAAAGTTCTTACAAACATGTAAGTGTAGCTGTACTAGGGTCGAGAGATCAACTTTGCATTCATCCAGAAGTTTCCAAAGAGACCAACACTTCGAATAAAGTACATATGTGTCATTCTAAAGTAAAGTCTAGAACATGTTTTTATTATAACAACGTTGAAACAAG AAAAGAAGATCCTTTCTTCAAACAACAATTATTAGATATAGAAGATTTAGTAAAAGCTGGTCATAAATTCAAATGCTGTCCATACTTCTTATCCAGAGAACTTAAACAAAATGCAGATATAACATTCATGCCATACAATTACTTGCTAGATGTAAAATCACGAAGATCCCAAAATATAGATCTGCAAAACAGTATTATTCTTTTAGACGAAGCACACAATATTGAAAAGATATGTGAAGAAGCAGCATCGTTGCAA ATATGTAGTACAGATATTGCAATGTGCATTGATGAAATAACAGCAGTAATGGAAGATATGGCTAACAATGTTGAACAAAATGATCTTTTTATGGAAAATTCAGGAAATGTGCAAAAAGATTTTACTGCAGATGATTTATGCATTTTGAAAGCTATGTTTTTGGAATTGGAGAAAACCATCGATTCTATAAAAATCAATAAACGCGATGTGGGAGATACGCTTCCTGGTGGATATATTTTTGAATTACTAGAAAAAGCACAA ttaacCCACGGCAAGGAGCAACTGGTAATAGAGAAATtagataaaattgtattttacttAACAACTACAAGTGCCTCTCCATTTACAAGGAAAGGCAATGCGCTTCAAAAATTTAGTGATTTGCTAAGAATTGTGTTTAGTAGTGGTAATAGCTTACACTACAGGGAAAAAGTAAAACAATGTTATAAAGTATATATTCAATTagaggaacaaaaaaaaaattataaacacgATATATGGGAAACAAAGAAAaccatttttaaaaatgaaggcAAAGTTATCAGTTATTGGTGTTTTAGTCCTGGTTTTAG taTGCAGCAGTTAATGGAACAAGGTGTACGCTCAATGATATTAACAAGCGGTACATTGTCTCCATTAAAACCTTTTATATCCGAACTTGGAATACCAATTGAAGTCCAATTGGAAAATTCGCATATTGTAAAAGGAGATCAAATTTGTGTGGGTATTCTTAGCCAAGGTCCTGATGGTTTTGCTTTAAATTCTTCTTACAACACAAg GAATGATCCAAAATATATAGGATCTCTTGGACGAactatatttaattttagttgtctcatacctcatggtctattaattttttttccttCATatccaataatgaaaaagtgtaAAGAAGAATGGCAAAACACAGGTTTGTGGACAAAAATTGCAGACCAtaaa CCTATATACGTCGAATCTCAACATAAAGATGGTTTCATAAATGTTTTAAATGaatattgtgaaaaaatcaaagATCCTTCTTGTAAAGGGGCTATCTTCATGGCAGTTTGTAGAGGCAAAGTGAGCGAAGGGCTCGATTTTGCTAATGCAAATGGTAGAGCTGTGTTAATTACAGGTCTTCCATTTCCACCTTTGAAAGATCCAAGAGTTATATTAAAACAACGATACTTGGAAGAAATAAGAATTAACAACAAAGAA GCTTTGTCTGGGCAAGAGTGGTATCAACTCGAAGCATCACGAGCTGTTAATCAAGCTATTGGTCGAATAATACGTCATAAAAATGATTATGGAGCTATTATTCTTTGTGATTGTAGATTTGAGAATCCAGGTTTCAAGAAGTATTTATCTGCTTGGTTAAGGCCTCATATAAAAAATTTTACTAATTTTGGAGTAATTACAAAAGATTTGAGAGATTTCTTTAAATATGCAGAACACACT ttacccCAACCAAATATGCAATTTAGAAATAATAGTATTTCGTTACCTGCAATGGCAGCATCTTTTGATACAACTTTGTCGCGAACTGCACAAAATCCTATGAAACACAAGTCTAAAGTAACATCTTTAGTAGAGAACACTTTTAATATAGATTTATATACTAATGAAAATAAAGAAGCTGATGAAACAATTgatgtaaagaaaaaaaatttctctgAGCTTTTAGCAACAGAGTCAAAGCCTATAATTAATTTTAGCGATtgcaaattaaaaacaaattatgtTACCTGTGAATTAACAAAGAATACCACAGAACCagttacaaaaaaaagaaaaataaaaatgttacctATTGAATTCAATGAGTGTTTGTCTGGTCCTTCTACATCGTCTACGTGCACAAACAGTAtaactaatttaaaatattcacaaCAAATTTCTGAAGAATCGAATGATACCGATAAAAAATCTTTAGGCAAAACATATTTAAAAGAG GTAAAACGTTCTTTATCAGAAGCTGATTACAAAACATTTGCAAAAATGATACAAAATTATACGAAGACAGGTAACCTTGAAGAGTTGCTGAAAATACTTGAAAACATATTTCCACAGAAAAAACTATTTCATTTGTTTATAG ggtttaaacattttttaaaaaaacaacATATTGCTGCATTTGATACTCATATTACTTGTTTAAAAAATGTGCAGTtagaaaattaa
- the Rtel1 gene encoding regulator of telomere elongation helicase 1 isoform X3 produces the protein MTWCNMWLVRHSLISTEKIHSNTMPEVTINNIIINFPFKPYLVQEEYMAKVIECLQNSKNGVLESPTGTGKTLSLLCSSLSWLLTKKAQLQAQSLVGGIETPNFGGHFFKQLNNGLKEAAGKSDPSISFNWAAPKIIYASRTHSQLSQAMQELKKSSYKHVSVAVLGSRDQLCIHPEVSKETNTSNKVHMCHSKVKSRTCFYYNNVETRKEDPFFKQQLLDIEDLVKAGHKFKCCPYFLSRELKQNADITFMPYNYLLDVKSRRSQNIDLQNSIILLDEAHNIEKICEEAASLQICSTDIAMCIDEITAVMEDMANNVEQNDLFMENSGNVQKDFTADDLCILKAMFLELEKTIDSIKINKRDVGDTLPGGYIFELLEKAQLTHGKEQLVIEKLDKIVFYLTTTSASPFTRKGNALQKFSDLLRIVFSSGNSLHYREKVKQCYKVYIQLEEQKKNYKHDIWETKKTIFKNEGKVISYWCFSPGFSMQQLMEQGVRSMILTSGTLSPLKPFISELGIPIEVQLENSHIVKGDQICVGILSQGPDGFALNSSYNTRNDPKYIGSLGRTIFNFSCLIPHGLLIFFPSYPIMKKCKEEWQNTGLWTKIADHKPIYVESQHKDGFINVLNEYCEKIKDPSCKGAIFMAVCRGKVSEGLDFANANGRAVLITGLPFPPLKDPRVILKQRYLEEIRINNKEALSGQEWYQLEASRAVNQAIGRIIRHKNDYGAIILCDCRFENPGFKKYLSAWLRPHIKNFTNFGVITKDLRDFFKYAEHTLPQPNMQFRNNSISLPAMAASFDTTLSRTAQNPMKHKSKVTSLVENTFNIDLYTNENKEADETIDVKKKNFSELLATESKPIINFSDCKLKTNYVTCELTKNTTEPVTKKRKIKMLPIEFNECLSGPSTSSTCTNSITNLKYSQQISEESNDTDKKSLGKTYLKEFKCHVHIQRTFR, from the exons ATGACCTGGTGTAACATGTGGCTCGTGCG ACATTCTCTTATAAGTACGGAAAAAATTCATAGCAATACAATGCCTGAAGTCacaattaataatatcattatTAATTTTCCTTTCAAACCATATCTTGTTCAAGAGGAATATATGGCGAAAGTAATAGAGTGCTTACAGAATAGTAAGAATGGTGTTCTAGAATCTCCAACAG GTACAGGAAAGACTCTGAGCCTTTTGTGTTCTTCTTTAAGTTGGTTATTAACAAAAAAAGCTCAATTACAAGCACAATCATTGGTCGGTGGAATAGAAACACCAAATTTTGGAGGACATTTCtttaaacaattaaataatGGACTTAAAGAAGCTGCAGGCAAGTCAGATCCTTCTATTAGTTTTAACTGGGCAGCGCCGAAAATTATCTATGCATCCAGAACGCATTCTCAGCTCTCACAGGCGATGCAAGAGTTAAAAAAAAGTTCTTACAAACATGTAAGTGTAGCTGTACTAGGGTCGAGAGATCAACTTTGCATTCATCCAGAAGTTTCCAAAGAGACCAACACTTCGAATAAAGTACATATGTGTCATTCTAAAGTAAAGTCTAGAACATGTTTTTATTATAACAACGTTGAAACAAG AAAAGAAGATCCTTTCTTCAAACAACAATTATTAGATATAGAAGATTTAGTAAAAGCTGGTCATAAATTCAAATGCTGTCCATACTTCTTATCCAGAGAACTTAAACAAAATGCAGATATAACATTCATGCCATACAATTACTTGCTAGATGTAAAATCACGAAGATCCCAAAATATAGATCTGCAAAACAGTATTATTCTTTTAGACGAAGCACACAATATTGAAAAGATATGTGAAGAAGCAGCATCGTTGCAA ATATGTAGTACAGATATTGCAATGTGCATTGATGAAATAACAGCAGTAATGGAAGATATGGCTAACAATGTTGAACAAAATGATCTTTTTATGGAAAATTCAGGAAATGTGCAAAAAGATTTTACTGCAGATGATTTATGCATTTTGAAAGCTATGTTTTTGGAATTGGAGAAAACCATCGATTCTATAAAAATCAATAAACGCGATGTGGGAGATACGCTTCCTGGTGGATATATTTTTGAATTACTAGAAAAAGCACAA ttaacCCACGGCAAGGAGCAACTGGTAATAGAGAAATtagataaaattgtattttacttAACAACTACAAGTGCCTCTCCATTTACAAGGAAAGGCAATGCGCTTCAAAAATTTAGTGATTTGCTAAGAATTGTGTTTAGTAGTGGTAATAGCTTACACTACAGGGAAAAAGTAAAACAATGTTATAAAGTATATATTCAATTagaggaacaaaaaaaaaattataaacacgATATATGGGAAACAAAGAAAaccatttttaaaaatgaaggcAAAGTTATCAGTTATTGGTGTTTTAGTCCTGGTTTTAG taTGCAGCAGTTAATGGAACAAGGTGTACGCTCAATGATATTAACAAGCGGTACATTGTCTCCATTAAAACCTTTTATATCCGAACTTGGAATACCAATTGAAGTCCAATTGGAAAATTCGCATATTGTAAAAGGAGATCAAATTTGTGTGGGTATTCTTAGCCAAGGTCCTGATGGTTTTGCTTTAAATTCTTCTTACAACACAAg GAATGATCCAAAATATATAGGATCTCTTGGACGAactatatttaattttagttgtctcatacctcatggtctattaattttttttccttCATatccaataatgaaaaagtgtaAAGAAGAATGGCAAAACACAGGTTTGTGGACAAAAATTGCAGACCAtaaa CCTATATACGTCGAATCTCAACATAAAGATGGTTTCATAAATGTTTTAAATGaatattgtgaaaaaatcaaagATCCTTCTTGTAAAGGGGCTATCTTCATGGCAGTTTGTAGAGGCAAAGTGAGCGAAGGGCTCGATTTTGCTAATGCAAATGGTAGAGCTGTGTTAATTACAGGTCTTCCATTTCCACCTTTGAAAGATCCAAGAGTTATATTAAAACAACGATACTTGGAAGAAATAAGAATTAACAACAAAGAA GCTTTGTCTGGGCAAGAGTGGTATCAACTCGAAGCATCACGAGCTGTTAATCAAGCTATTGGTCGAATAATACGTCATAAAAATGATTATGGAGCTATTATTCTTTGTGATTGTAGATTTGAGAATCCAGGTTTCAAGAAGTATTTATCTGCTTGGTTAAGGCCTCATATAAAAAATTTTACTAATTTTGGAGTAATTACAAAAGATTTGAGAGATTTCTTTAAATATGCAGAACACACT ttacccCAACCAAATATGCAATTTAGAAATAATAGTATTTCGTTACCTGCAATGGCAGCATCTTTTGATACAACTTTGTCGCGAACTGCACAAAATCCTATGAAACACAAGTCTAAAGTAACATCTTTAGTAGAGAACACTTTTAATATAGATTTATATACTAATGAAAATAAAGAAGCTGATGAAACAATTgatgtaaagaaaaaaaatttctctgAGCTTTTAGCAACAGAGTCAAAGCCTATAATTAATTTTAGCGATtgcaaattaaaaacaaattatgtTACCTGTGAATTAACAAAGAATACCACAGAACCagttacaaaaaaaagaaaaataaaaatgttacctATTGAATTCAATGAGTGTTTGTCTGGTCCTTCTACATCGTCTACGTGCACAAACAGTAtaactaatttaaaatattcacaaCAAATTTCTGAAGAATCGAATGATACCGATAAAAAATCTTTAGGCAAAACATATTTAAAAGAG TTTAAATGTCACGTACATATACAACGTACTTTTAGGTAA